The genomic region ACGGCGTGGCCCGGGAACTCCTCGACGACCTCGGGTACGGCGGGTTCGGCATCTCCGCCGCCTCCGACCCGGCCGAGGAATCCAACTCCGAGGAGCCAGCCGCCGACGAGGGCAAGGTCCGCGTCGACTTCGAGACCTCGACGACGGTCGACGACGACGTGCTGGTCGAACTCGAACGCCTGGTGAACCTGGCCGTGTGGGAGTCCCGCGAGGTGACGTGGGAGGAGGTCTCGCTCGACGCGGTCGAGAAGAACGAGTTCGTCGCGTTCAATACGAAGACGGAGGAGGACGTGTTCGCGGACGCCGACACGGTTCGACTGGTCACCATCGGCGAGGGAGACGTGACTCCCGGCCAGCCCTCTGAGGGCCCACTGGACGTGGCCGCCTGTGGTGGCACCCACGTCCGAAACACCCGGGAGATCGGGCCGGTGACGGTGCTCGACCGGTCGAACCCCGGTGAGGGGCTCACCAGGGTCGAGTTCGCGGTAGGCCCGCGAAGCATCGACCGGCGCGCGGTGGAGAAACGGTCGGCCCTGGCCGCGGGTCGGACGCTCGGGACGAGCGTGGACGACGTGCCGGCCGGTATCGAACGGTTACAGGACGAGGTCTCGTCGCTGGAGTCCGAGCTCGCCGACATGCGGACGACACTCGTCGAATCACAGCTCGCTGCGCTCGACGTGGTCGAGCGAGACGGCAGAACCTGGCTCGTGGGGTCGGTCGCGGACGTGGGGCCGAACGACCTCCAGTCCGTCGTCCGAGCGGCAGCGGGGGACCGTGCCGACGTCGTCGCACTCGTTGGCGAGACGGACAGCACCTTCGTTGTCGTGGGGGCGGCGGACGGCCACGACGCCGCAGCAGTCGTGTCGTCGGTGACCGACGAACACGGCGGCGGTGGGGGTGGGAGCGACCGGTTCGCCCAGGGCGGGGGCATCGGGTCGGCTCCCGCTGCTGTCGTCGCCGACCTGCGGGGACAGGGCGAGTAGGGGACAGGAGCCGGCGAATCGTGGTCAGGAATGGCGACGGCCGGCGAGGGAGACGGCCGTCGTCTGCACCGACAGACAGCAATCGCTATTTCCATGCCTACCTGTCTAAAGGTTATCATTCCATGGGTGATGGGACGTTCCACGACTACCGGAATGGTCCAGCCCGAGTGGAACGTTTTCATCTGTCTTGACTGTGTAATAAGTATCTCTAGAGGAGAAGTCATATGTCGACGGAGTGGGGAAAGGGTAGCATGGTTGGTCCCACGCAACGACTCGAGTTCGTCTGGAACTCGAGGGCTCGGCGGACGGTGTTGCACACGCTCGCCGCGTCTCCACGCCCTCGGCAGGACGTTGTCGAGGCCGCGCCCGCGAGCGAGTCGGCTATCTACGACGCCCTGAACCGGCTCCAGCGACGTGGCTACGTCTACGAGCGCGACGACGGCGACTGGGCGTTGACCGGCACGGGCTGGGCGGTCAGAGACCTGCTGGACGAGATACAGGCCGTCGAGGGTGTCCTGGCCGACGCCGAGGAGTACTGGCGGAGCCACGACGTGTCCGCCCTCCCGGAGTGCGGCCGGCGGCGGCTCAATCAGCTCGACGGTTGCGAGGTCGTCGAGTCCCCCGACGCCGACCCGTTCCGCGCGGCGCGATGTGTCAAGCAGACGATTACGGACGCCGCCGAGGCGAACGTCATCGCGCCGGTGTACGACGACCGCTTCGCGGACGCCCTCATCGGCTGTGACGACCCGACGCCTCGCCTGCTCGTGACGCCCGAACTCCTCCAGGAGACCGAAGGGGCGACGGGGCCGAGCGAGGAGGCGACGGCCCACCTCGACATCAGGGTGACCACTGCCGAGTTCGCCATGGCCCTGACCGACGAGCAGCTCTGTCTCTCGCTGCCGACACTGGACGGCTGCTACGACCCACAGAGCGAACTCGTCGTCGAGACCGAGGCAGGCATCGAGTGGGGGAAA from Haloarchaeobius sp. HME9146 harbors:
- a CDS encoding DHHA1 domain-containing protein, whose translation is MTQNAAAEPYTTRFSTDVAAIDGRAVRLETSFFYAESGGQPADRGTIGGVPVADVQQAEDGTHVHTLAADPTFREGQTVVCDIDWTFRMYCMRAHTASHVLYGVARELLDDLGYGGFGISAASDPAEESNSEEPAADEGKVRVDFETSTTVDDDVLVELERLVNLAVWESREVTWEEVSLDAVEKNEFVAFNTKTEEDVFADADTVRLVTIGEGDVTPGQPSEGPLDVAACGGTHVRNTREIGPVTVLDRSNPGEGLTRVEFAVGPRSIDRRAVEKRSALAAGRTLGTSVDDVPAGIERLQDEVSSLESELADMRTTLVESQLAALDVVERDGRTWLVGSVADVGPNDLQSVVRAAAGDRADVVALVGETDSTFVVVGAADGHDAAAVVSSVTDEHGGGGGGSDRFAQGGGIGSAPAAVVADLRGQGE
- a CDS encoding winged helix-turn-helix domain-containing protein; translation: MVGPTQRLEFVWNSRARRTVLHTLAASPRPRQDVVEAAPASESAIYDALNRLQRRGYVYERDDGDWALTGTGWAVRDLLDEIQAVEGVLADAEEYWRSHDVSALPECGRRRLNQLDGCEVVESPDADPFRAARCVKQTITDAAEANVIAPVYDDRFADALIGCDDPTPRLLVTPELLQETEGATGPSEEATAHLDIRVTTAEFAMALTDEQLCLSLPTLDGCYDPQSELVVETEAGIEWGKSVFETVWTDATPVDAFVER